GCGGGCAGGCCTTCGCCCGCGAGGACATCGCGGACCGCATGGCCGCCGACAACCCCTGGCTGGACGCGCCCGAGGGCGTACAGCTCAACCCCGACGGAGATGTCACCGTCGAGTCGGTCGAGCGCATGGTGCTCCCGAGCTGCACCGTCTGCGCCGGACGGCTCAAGCCCGAGGTCGTCTTCTTCGGGGAGTTCGTCCCCACCGAGACCTTCCGCGAGGCGGCCGCGATCGTGCGTCGGGCCGACGCGCTCATCGTCGCCGGATCCTCGCTCGTCGTGAACTCCGGCATCCGCCTCCTCGACATCGCGGTGAAGCGCCGCGTGCCGATCGTCATCGTCAACCGAGGCGAGACCCGCGGCGACGCGCGCGCGACCCTCAAGATCGACGCCGGCACCTCGACGTTGCTCGGCGCCCTGCGCGACCGCCTGCTCGCCTGAACCCGCGCGGCGCCCGCGTCGCAGATCACCCCACGGAGGCTCCTCCCCCATGACCGAGCTGTTCCTCGTGCGCCACGGCGAGACGGACTGGAACGCGGCCCGCCGCATCCAGGGTCGCACCGACATCCCGCTCAACGACACCGGCCGCGCGCAGGCGCGGGCCACCGGCCGGCTCCTCGCTCGGCGCAGCTGGGACGGCGTCGTCACGAGTCCGCTCGCACGCGCCGCCGAGACCGCGGCGATCATCGCGGCGGAGCTCGGGCTCGGCGAGCCGGCGGTGAGCGAGCCGCTCGTCGAGCGCGACTACGGCGCGGCCGAGGGCCTCGACTACACGGAGATCGACCGCCGATTCCCCGAGGGCGCGCGGGTCCCGGGGCGCGAGACGCGCGAGCAGGTCGCCGCCCGGGTCGTCCCCGAGCTCGTGCGCCTCGCGCAGGCGCGACCGGGCGCCTCGCTCGTCGTCGTGAGCCACGGCGGCGCGATCCGCTCGGCGCTCACCGAGGTCGAGCCCGGCATCCAGCACGGGCGGATCGGGAACGGCTCGGTCCACAGCTTCCGGGTCGTCGACGGGACCCTCCGCCTCCTCGCCTTCGACGATCCCATCGAGACGGCGACGGCCGGCGCGCGCGCTGGCGACCTCGACGAGCAGAACGCCGTCGAGGGCCGCGAGTCCGAGGTGCGCGCGTGAGCGCCGGCGTCGAGCGCTTCCGGGAGCGCGTCGCGGCGCTCGGGGTCGAGCTCGACATCCGGGTCATGACCGAGCGCACCCACACGGCCCAGGAGGCCGCCGAGGCGCTGGGATGCCGGGTCGAGCAGATCGTGAAGAGCCTCGTCTTCGAGGCGGACGGCGCCGCGCTCCTCGTGCTCGCGAGCGGACCGACGCGGGTCGACACGGCGTGGCTCGGCGAGCAGCTCGGCACGACGATCTCGAAGGCCGATGCCGCGCTCGTGAAGCGCGCGAGCGGCTACAGCATCGGCGGGGTGCCGCCCTTCGCGCACGACGAGCGCATCCGCACGGTCGTCGACCGCGAGCTGCTCGGGCTCGAGGAGCTCTGGGCGGCGGCCGGCAGCGACCGATCGCTGTTCCCGATCGCGCCGGCGCTCCTCATGCGGCTCGCCGAGGCGGAGCCGGTCTCGATCTCGCGCTGAGCGCACCCCTCAGACGCCGCGCGCGGTCCGTGTCGCGTGCACCCGCTCGAGCACCTCGAGCAGCGTCTGCGCCGAGGCACCCCAGTCGAACACCGCCGCCTGCTGGAAGCCCGCACGCGAGTGCGCGGCCCACAGCGCCGGATCCTCGAGCTCGCGCACGCGCGCCGCAAGCGAGGCCGGGTCGGTGGCCGGGAAGTAGGCCGCGGCCTCCGCGCCGATCTCCCGGAAGATCGGGATGTCGCTGACGACGACGGGCGTGCCGAGCGCCATGGCCTCGACGAGCGGGATGCCGAAGCCCTCCTCCAGTGAGGCGTGGACGAGTGCGGTCGCCCGTCCGAGCAGCGCCGTGTACTCCGCCTCGGAGATCCCGTCGTGGAACTCGAGCGAGCCCTGCGGCGCGAGCGCCGCGAGGCGATCGCGATCGGCCGGCCGGATGCGGCTGAGCAGGTGCAGGCGGTAGCCGGGCAGCTCGTGCATGGCGCGCGCGAGCGTCTCGACGTTCTTGTACGGCATGAAGGAGCCCATGTAGACGAGCTCCCGGCCGTCCGGCGCGCTCCGCCCCGCCATCCCGCCGCCGACCGGATCGGGGGCGTTGCGCACGACCGTGATGCGGTGCCGGGTGAGACGGTGCCGCTCCATGAGCTCGCGCGTCGTCTGCGAGACCGTGACGACCTCGTCGGCGCGGCGCAGCAGCAGCCGCTGCGGCCACCAGGCGAGGTGGTAGAGCCGCCAGAGCGCGCGGACGGGCCACGGCAGGTCGCGCGGCGGCGTCGGGTTCGAGTAGTAGATGAGGTCGTGGATCGTCAGCACGAGCCCGTAGCTCCGCCCCGCGGAGCCCATGGTCTGCATGGGGGTGAACACGACATCCGGCGCGAGGCGGTTCACCTGCCGGGCCACGAGCGGCTCGCGCGGGCTCGTCGGCGAGCTGGCGAGCTCCCACGGCAGCTCCGGCAGCATCGCGAGCTGGCGCTCGTCGCTCACGAGCATCGTGAGCTCGTGCCCCGCCTCCCCCGCCCGCGGCGCGAGCGCCTCGACGATGCGCGCCGTGTAGCGGCTGATGCCGTCGTGGTGCTCGAGGCGGGTGTAGCGGCAGTCGACGAGGATCCTCATGCCGCGCCCTCCGCGAGGAACGCCCGGATGAGGCGAGCCGCATCCTCGGGCCGCTCGTAGTGGACGAGGTGGCCGACCCCCTCGAGGACCTCGAGCCGCGCGCCCGGCGCCCGCGCAGCCAGCTCGCGCTGGCCCGCGAGCGGCGCGACGAGGTCGTCGTCGCCCGCGATGAGGAGCGTCGGCATCGTCAGCGACCCTGCCGCGCGGAGCACGTCGGTCGAGAGGGAGGCGTCGAAGCCCTCCGCGAGCGTGTCGCGATCGCTGAACGCCGAGAAGTAGCGGTCGTGCTCCTCGTGGATCCAGCGCTTGAGCCGGCCGTCGTCGGTCTTCGCGAGCGTCACCGACATGAAGCGCACGATGAGCCGGTTGCCCAGCCACGCCGCGCCGAGCCCGGCGGGCAGCCGGCGCCCGATCGCGTAGTAGAGGCGCGTGAGCCGGGCGAGCACCCCGTTGACGCCCGCCATCGGGTCGGTCGAGATGGGGTTCACGAGGATCGTGCGAGGGCTCTCGAGCCCGCCCGCGATCGCGTGCGCGACGACGATCGAGCCGAAGGAGTGGCCGAGCAGCGGCGTGCGGCCCTCGAGCCCGAGCCCCTCCAGGAGCCCCGCCAGCCAGCGCCCGTAGCCCTCGATCGAGTGCGGCGCGGCGGTCATCGGCGTCGAGCGCCCGAAGCCCGGGAGGTCGGGAGCGAGGATGCGCAGCTCCGGCAGCTGCGCGACGACCGGCTCGAGTCCGTGGTGGTCGCCGCGATAGCCGTGCACGAGCACCAGGGCCGTCTCGGCATCCGCCGGGCCGTAGTCCCAGTACCGGGTCCGGGAGCCGAGCACCTCCAGCTCGCCCTCCCTCACGGGGATGGCGGCGAGCTTCTCGGCATACGGCGACGGGACGGGCATCGCTGTCGAGTCTAGGTGGGCGGATGCTGAGAGCCCCTCCCGACATCCGGTCGCCTGTTCGTAGAGTGGGGCGGGTGACGTTCACTGCGCCGATCACCCTGCCCGGCCTCGCCCTGAACCCCCAGTGGTATCGGCGGAGCGTGTTCTACGAGGTCATGGTCCGCTCCTTCGTCGACTCCAACGGCGACGGCACGGGCGACCTCCAGGGCCTCATCTCGAAGCTGGACTACCTCCAGTGGCTCGGGATCGACGGCCTCTGGATCCCGCCGATCTACACCTCGCCGTTGCGCGACGGCGGCTACGACGTGCAGGACTACAAGGGGATCCTCCCCGAGTTCGGCACGCTCGACGACTTCCGCGAGCTCGTGACGAAGGCGCACGAGCGCAACATGCGCATCGTCATCGACCTCGTCATGAACCACACCTCGGATCAGCACGAGTGGTTCCAGCAGTCCCGCAGCGACCCCGACGGGCCGTACGGCGACTTCTACGTGTGGAGCGACACCGACGAGAAGTACGAGAACGTGCGCATCATCTTCGTCGACACCGAGGACTCCAACTGGACCTTCGACTCGGAGCGCCGGCAGTTCTTCTGGCACCGCTTCTTCTCGCACCAGCCCGACCTCAACTTCGAGAACCCGGCCGTGCGGGAGGCGATGTTCGACGTCGTCCGCTACTGGCTCGACATGGGCGTCGACGGCCTCCGCCTCGACGCGATCCCGTACCTGTACGAGTCCGAGGAGGGCAACGGCGAGTCGGAGCCGCCGACCCACCAGTTCATCCGCGACCTGCGCGAGATGGTCGACACCGAGTACCCGGGGCGCGTGCTCATCGCCGAGGCGAACCAGTGGCCCGCCGAGGTCGCGAAGTTCTTCGGCACCGAGGAGGACCCGGAGTGCCACATGGCCTTCGACTTCCCCGTCATGCCGCGCATCTTCTACTCGCTCCGCTCGCAGTCGGCGGCGGAGCTCAAGCGCGTCCTCGCGGAGACCCAGGACGTGCCCGAGGGCGCCGCCTGGGGCGTGTTCCTGCGCAACCACGACGAGCTGACGCTCGAGATGGTGAGCGAGGAGTACCGGCAGGCGATGTACGGCTGGTACGCCTACGACCCCCGCATGCGCTCCAACATCGGCATCCGCCGCCGCCTCGCGCCGCTCCTCGACAACTCGCGCGCCGAGCTGGAGCTCGCGCACGCGCTCCTGTTCTCGCTCCCCGGCTCCCCCTTCCTCTACTACGGCGACGAGATCGGGATGGGCGACAACATCTGGCTGCCCGACCGCGACTCCTCGCGCACGCCCATGCAGTGGACGCCCGACCGCAACGCGGGCTTTTCGACCGCCGACCCGGGCAAGCTCTACCTGCCGGTCGTGCAGTCCCTCGTCTACCACTTCAACCAGATCAACGTCGAGGCGCAGCTCGCGCAGTCGCGCTCGCTCCTGCACTGGGTGCGCAACGTGATCCACGTGCGGAAGGCGCATCCCACCTTCGGCCTCGGCTCCATCCAGGTGCTCGAGACCGATCACGAGTCCGTGCTCGCCTTCATCCGCGACTACCCGGGCTCGGGGACCCAGTTCGGGGACGCGCCGGAGCGCATCCTGTGCGTGTTCAGCTTCGCGCACAACGCCGTCTCCGCCCGGATCCAGCTGCCGGACGACGCCGGGGAGCCGCTCTACGACCTCTTCGGCGGCGGCGAGTTCCCGGAGGTCGACGCGGACGGCTCGGTGCACCTCTCGCTCGGCACGCAGAGCTTCTACTGGCTCCACGTCGGCGAGGCGCGGTACCAGGCGACGCACCACCACTGAGCCGCGCGTCGGCGAGTGTCCCAGGCACCCCATAGCCTGGGATGCATGAGCAGCTGGGCAGAGTCACTCGCCGTGTTCGATCTCGAGACGACGGGGGTGGACGTCCGCACGGCGCGCATCGTCACGGCGCACGTCGGCCTCATCGACGCGAGCGGCACGCTCGTCGCCCATCGCGACTGGCTCGCGGATCCCGGCGTCGAGATCCCCGAGCAGGCGACCGCCGTCCACGGGGTGACGACCGAGCGCGCCCGCACCGAGGGCCGCCCGGCCCCGGAGGTCGTCGCCGAGATCCTGACGAGCCTGCGCGGCTACCTCGACCGCGGCACCCCCGTCGTCATCTACAACGCCCCCTACGACCTCAGCCTCCTCGCGCACGAGGCGCGCCGCTACGGGCTCGCCCCGCTCGAGCAGCCCTCGCCCATCATCGATCCGCTCGTGATCGACAAGTGCGTCGACCGCTACCGGAAGGGCAAGCGGACCCTCGTGCTCGCCGCCGAGCACTACGAGGTCGAGCTCGAGGGCGCGCACGACGCGATGGCGGATGCCGTGGCCGCCGGGCGGGTGGCCCAGGCCATCGCGCGCGCCTACCCCGCCGAGCTCGGCATCACCGCAGCGGAGCTGCACGAGCTGCAGGTCGGCTGGTGCTCGGAGCAGTCGGCGAGCTTCCAGGAGTACATGCGCCGCGTCAAGGACCCCGCCTTCGTGTCCGACGGCGCCTGGCCCGTCCGTGGCTGAGTCCCGCGACGACGCGCCCGCGCCGCTGCGGATCGCCGCCGCCATCATCGAGGGCGAGGACGGCCGGCTGCTCTTCGTGCGCAAGCGCGGCACGACCGCCTTCATGCAGCCGGGCGGCAAGCTCGAGCCGGAGGAGACGGCCGACGAGACGCTCGCGCGCGAGCTCGAGGAGGAGCTCGGTCTCGACGTCTCCCCCGCCCAGCTGCGCTACGTCGGGCGCTTCTCGGCTCCCGCCGCGAACGAGCCGGGCCTCGAGGTCGACGCCGAGGTCTACGACGCCCCGCTGACGGGACGCCCCGCGGTCGCGGCCGAGATCGAGGAGCTCGCCTGGGTGGAGCCGACCGCCCTCGAGGGGATCGATGTCGCACCGCTCAGCCGCGACATCCTCGTGCCGCTGATCCTCGCCCGCCGGCGCAGCTGAGGCGCGGCGGCGCCGATCGGCTCGCCCGCCCGGGAACGCGAAATGGGCACCGGCCGAAGCCGATGCCCACTCGTGAGGAACGCGTTACTTGCCGAAGTTCTTGAAGCGCGTGTTGAACTTCTCGACGCGGCCGGCGCTGTCGAGGATGCGCTGCTTGCCCGTGTAGAACGGGTGCGAGGCCGAGGAGATCTCGACGTCGATGACGGGGTAGGTCTCGCCGTCGAGCTCGATCGTCTTCTCGCTCGTCGCGGTGGAACGGGTGAGGAAGGTGGCACCGCTCGCGAGGTCGCGGAACACGATGGGCGCGTACTCGGGGTGGATGTCGGTCTTCATGGCGGAACCTCGTGAGTCGAACGGATGGGAAAGTCAGAAGTGGCCGAGACGGCCAAAAGTCGATGCTATCAGATGGCGCGGGCGGCGAAGCGGCCGTCGTCGGTGCGGCTCACCGCGAGCTCCATGCCGAAGGCGCCGCCGAGGTGCTCGGCCGTGACGATCTCGTCGATCGGGCCCGAGGCGCGGATCGAGCCGTCGACCAGCAGGAGCGCGTGCGTGAAGCCGGCCGGGATCTCCTCGACGTGGTGCGTCACCATGACCATCGCGGGCGACTCGGGCGAGGAGGCGTAGTTGCCGAGGAGCTGCAGCAGCTCCTCGCGCGCGCCCAGGTCGAGGGAGGCGGCCGGCTCGTCGAGCAGCAGCAGCTCCGGGTCCGTCATGACGGCCCGGGCGATCTGGACGCGCTTCTGCTCGCCGTCGCTCAGCGTGCCGAAGGCGCGGTCCGCGTAGTGGTCGAGCTTCCACTCGGCGAGGACGCGGCGGGCGCGGCGCACGTCGACGTCCTCGTAGGTCTCGTTCCATCGGCCGGTGACCGAGTAGGCGGCCGTGAGGACCGCGTTGAGCACGGTCTCATCGCCCGGGATGCGACGCGCGAGCGAGGTCGAGGCGAAGCCGATGCGGGGGCGGAGCTCGAAGACGTCGCTGTGGCCCATGCGCTCCCCCAGCAGCACGGCCTCGCCCTCGGTGGGGTGGAAGGTCGCGGAGCTCACCTGCAGCAGCGTCGTCTTGCCGGCGCCGTTGGGGCCGAGGACCACCCAGCGCTCTTCGGGCTCGACCGTCCAGGAGACGGAGTCGAGGATGCGGTTGCCGTCGCGGACCACCGCGACGTCGGCGAGCTGGAGAACGCTTCCCATGATGCGTGACAGCCTAGTCGCCCTCAGCTCAGGGAGTCGTAGATCTCGCGTGTGCGCGTCGCGATCGCGCCCCAGCTGAAGTGCTGCTCCGCGCGGCGGCGACCCGCCTCGCCCATGCGCGTCGCGGCATCCGGATCGCGCGTCACCTCGGTGAGGGTCGCCGCGAGGTCGGCGACGAAGCGCTCGGGGTCGACCGGCGTGCCGGTGCCGTCCTGCACCTGCTCGATGGGCACGAGGCGGCCCGTCTCGCCGTCGGCGACGACCTCGGGGATGCCGCCCGTGGCCGTTCCCACGACCGCGGCGCCGCACGCCATGGCCTCGAGGTTGACGATGCCGAGCGGCTCGTAGACCGAGGGGCAGACGAAGGTGGTCGCGGCGGAGAGCAGCGCCGCCAGCTCGGGCTGGCTGAGGAGGCGGTCGAGCCACACCACGCCGGAGCGCTCCGCCTGGAGGGCCGCGACGCCCGCCTGCACCTCGGCGAGGATCTCGGGCGTGTCGGGGGCGCCGGCGCAGAGCACGAGCTGCACGTCGGCGGGCAGTCGGCGCGCCGCCTCGAGGAGGTACGGCAGGCCCTTCTGACGGGTGATGCGCCCGACGAACACGACGCTCGGCCGGTCCGGGTCGACGCCGAGCGAGCGGACGAGCTCGGGCTCGTCGACGCGGTGCCAGCGCTCGAGGTCGATGCCGTTGTGCACGACGTGCACGCGGGAGGAGTCGATCGCCGGGTAGGAGCGGAGGATGTCGGCGGCCATGCCGGCGCTCACCGCGATCACGGCATCCGCGGCCTCGAAGGCGGTCTGCTCGATCCAGCTGGAGACGCGGTAGCCGCCTCCGAGCTGCTCGGCCTTCCACGGTCGCAGCGGCTCGAGGCTGTGGGCGGTGACGACGTGCGGGATGCCGTGGAGCAGCTTGGCGAGGTGGCCGGCGCCGTTCGCGTACCAGGTGTGCGAGTGCACGAGATCGGCGCCCGCGATGTCCTGCGCGATCTGGAGGTCGACGCCGAGCGTCGCGAGCGCGGGGTTCGCCTCGCCGAGCGGGGCGGGGACGAGGTAGCTGTGCACGCCGGGCTCCTCGCGCGGCATCCCGAAGGCCCGGACGAGGACCTCCGTGTCGGTGCCGGCACGCAGCGCGGCCACGAGCTCGGCGACGTGGACGCCCGCTCCGCCGTAGACCTCGGGGGGATACTCGCGGCTCAGCACGTCGACTCTCATGGAACCCGACGGTAGTACAGGCCGCGCGGCTGGCCTAGATTGAGGACATGGCATCGAAGAAGATCTTCGGCATCGTGCTCGCCGGCGGAGAAGGCAAGCGGCTGATGCCCCTCACGGCGGATCGGGCCAAGCCCGCGGTCCCCTTCGCCGGCGGCTACCGCCTCATCGACTTCGCGCTCTCCAATCTGGTGAACTCGGGCCTGCGCCAGCTCGTGGTCCTCACGCAGTACAAGTCCCATTCGCTCGACCGCCACGTCTCGCAGACCTGGCGACTCTCGGGGATGCTCGGCGCCTACGTCGCCTCGGTCCCGGCGCAGCAGCGGCTCGGCAAGCGCTGGTTCTCGGGCTCCGCCGACGCGATCCTGCAGAGCCTCAACCTGCTCCGCGACGAGAAGCCGGACATCGTCGTCGTCGTCGGCGCCGATCACGTCTACCGCATGGACTTCTCGCAGATGATCGAGGCGCACATCGCCTCCGGCGCCGGCTGCACGGTCGCCGCGATCCGCCAGCCGATCTCGCTCGCGAACCAGTTCGGCGTCATCGAGACGGAGGCGGACGACCCGACCCGGATCGCGGCCTTCCGCGAGAAGCCCTCCGACCCGGTCGGCCTCGCCGACTCGCCCGACGAGGTGCTCGCCTCGATGGGCAACTACGTCTTCGACGCCGACGTCCTCATCGACGCCGTGATCCGCGACGGCGAGCGAGCCGAGTCGAATCACGACATGGGCGGCGACATCGTGCCCGACTTCGTGGACCGCGGCGACGCGGCCGTCTACGACCTCCAGCGCAACGAGGTGCCGGGATCCACCGACCGCGACCGCTTCTACTGGCGCGACGTGGGGACGATCGACTCGTTCTTCGAAGCGCACCAGGACCTCATCTCGGCGCTCCCGGTCTTCAACCTCTACAACCAGGACTGGCCGATCTTCAGCCAGCAGCTCAACTCGCCGCCCGCGAAGTTCGTGCGCGACGGCCGCGACCGCGTCGGCACCGCGATCGACT
The Homoserinibacter sp. YIM 151385 DNA segment above includes these coding regions:
- a CDS encoding histidine phosphatase family protein, which produces MTELFLVRHGETDWNAARRIQGRTDIPLNDTGRAQARATGRLLARRSWDGVVTSPLARAAETAAIIAAELGLGEPAVSEPLVERDYGAAEGLDYTEIDRRFPEGARVPGRETREQVAARVVPELVRLAQARPGASLVVVSHGGAIRSALTEVEPGIQHGRIGNGSVHSFRVVDGTLRLLAFDDPIETATAGARAGDLDEQNAVEGRESEVRA
- a CDS encoding glucose-1-phosphate adenylyltransferase — encoded protein: MASKKIFGIVLAGGEGKRLMPLTADRAKPAVPFAGGYRLIDFALSNLVNSGLRQLVVLTQYKSHSLDRHVSQTWRLSGMLGAYVASVPAQQRLGKRWFSGSADAILQSLNLLRDEKPDIVVVVGADHVYRMDFSQMIEAHIASGAGCTVAAIRQPISLANQFGVIETEADDPTRIAAFREKPSDPVGLADSPDEVLASMGNYVFDADVLIDAVIRDGERAESNHDMGGDIVPDFVDRGDAAVYDLQRNEVPGSTDRDRFYWRDVGTIDSFFEAHQDLISALPVFNLYNQDWPIFSQQLNSPPAKFVRDGRDRVGTAIDSIVSLGCVVSGGHLERSVLGPWVTVDSGATVVDSVVFERVHIEHDATVQRAILDKEVVVESGATVGVDAALDRSRGFTVTDSGITVVGKGERVAAG
- a CDS encoding glycosyltransferase family 4 protein → MRILVDCRYTRLEHHDGISRYTARIVEALAPRAGEAGHELTMLVSDERQLAMLPELPWELASSPTSPREPLVARQVNRLAPDVVFTPMQTMGSAGRSYGLVLTIHDLIYYSNPTPPRDLPWPVRALWRLYHLAWWPQRLLLRRADEVVTVSQTTRELMERHRLTRHRITVVRNAPDPVGGGMAGRSAPDGRELVYMGSFMPYKNVETLARAMHELPGYRLHLLSRIRPADRDRLAALAPQGSLEFHDGISEAEYTALLGRATALVHASLEEGFGIPLVEAMALGTPVVVSDIPIFREIGAEAAAYFPATDPASLAARVRELEDPALWAAHSRAGFQQAAVFDWGASAQTLLEVLERVHATRTARGV
- a CDS encoding ABC transporter ATP-binding protein, which translates into the protein MGSVLQLADVAVVRDGNRILDSVSWTVEPEERWVVLGPNGAGKTTLLQVSSATFHPTEGEAVLLGERMGHSDVFELRPRIGFASTSLARRIPGDETVLNAVLTAAYSVTGRWNETYEDVDVRRARRVLAEWKLDHYADRAFGTLSDGEQKRVQIARAVMTDPELLLLDEPAASLDLGAREELLQLLGNYASSPESPAMVMVTHHVEEIPAGFTHALLLVDGSIRASGPIDEIVTAEHLGGAFGMELAVSRTDDGRFAARAI
- a CDS encoding alpha/beta fold hydrolase; the protein is MPVPSPYAEKLAAIPVREGELEVLGSRTRYWDYGPADAETALVLVHGYRGDHHGLEPVVAQLPELRILAPDLPGFGRSTPMTAAPHSIEGYGRWLAGLLEGLGLEGRTPLLGHSFGSIVVAHAIAGGLESPRTILVNPISTDPMAGVNGVLARLTRLYYAIGRRLPAGLGAAWLGNRLIVRFMSVTLAKTDDGRLKRWIHEEHDRYFSAFSDRDTLAEGFDASLSTDVLRAAGSLTMPTLLIAGDDDLVAPLAGQRELAARAPGARLEVLEGVGHLVHYERPEDAARLIRAFLAEGAA
- a CDS encoding type B 50S ribosomal protein L31 is translated as MKTDIHPEYAPIVFRDLASGATFLTRSTATSEKTIELDGETYPVIDVEISSASHPFYTGKQRILDSAGRVEKFNTRFKNFGK
- a CDS encoding 3'-5' exonuclease — protein: MSSWAESLAVFDLETTGVDVRTARIVTAHVGLIDASGTLVAHRDWLADPGVEIPEQATAVHGVTTERARTEGRPAPEVVAEILTSLRGYLDRGTPVVIYNAPYDLSLLAHEARRYGLAPLEQPSPIIDPLVIDKCVDRYRKGKRTLVLAAEHYEVELEGAHDAMADAVAAGRVAQAIARAYPAELGITAAELHELQVGWCSEQSASFQEYMRRVKDPAFVSDGAWPVRG
- a CDS encoding Sir2 family NAD-dependent protein deacetylase, which codes for MTATDTAGHAGTGLEAAVDRAEELLRGRGIAVLTGAGVSTDSGIPDYRGAGAPVRSPMTIQQFLADERAQQRYWAGSHLGWKHFSAAQPNAGHAALAELERGGVVGGIATQNVDGLHLRAGSRRVVEIHGSVDRVRCLVCGQAFAREDIADRMAADNPWLDAPEGVQLNPDGDVTVESVERMVLPSCTVCAGRLKPEVVFFGEFVPTETFREAAAIVRRADALIVAGSSLVVNSGIRLLDIAVKRRVPIVIVNRGETRGDARATLKIDAGTSTLLGALRDRLLA
- the glgA gene encoding glycogen synthase, which produces MRVDVLSREYPPEVYGGAGVHVAELVAALRAGTDTEVLVRAFGMPREEPGVHSYLVPAPLGEANPALATLGVDLQIAQDIAGADLVHSHTWYANGAGHLAKLLHGIPHVVTAHSLEPLRPWKAEQLGGGYRVSSWIEQTAFEAADAVIAVSAGMAADILRSYPAIDSSRVHVVHNGIDLERWHRVDEPELVRSLGVDPDRPSVVFVGRITRQKGLPYLLEAARRLPADVQLVLCAGAPDTPEILAEVQAGVAALQAERSGVVWLDRLLSQPELAALLSAATTFVCPSVYEPLGIVNLEAMACGAAVVGTATGGIPEVVADGETGRLVPIEQVQDGTGTPVDPERFVADLAATLTEVTRDPDAATRMGEAGRRRAEQHFSWGAIATRTREIYDSLS
- a CDS encoding NUDIX hydrolase, with translation MAESRDDAPAPLRIAAAIIEGEDGRLLFVRKRGTTAFMQPGGKLEPEETADETLARELEEELGLDVSPAQLRYVGRFSAPAANEPGLEVDAEVYDAPLTGRPAVAAEIEELAWVEPTALEGIDVAPLSRDILVPLILARRRS
- the treS gene encoding maltose alpha-D-glucosyltransferase; the protein is MTFTAPITLPGLALNPQWYRRSVFYEVMVRSFVDSNGDGTGDLQGLISKLDYLQWLGIDGLWIPPIYTSPLRDGGYDVQDYKGILPEFGTLDDFRELVTKAHERNMRIVIDLVMNHTSDQHEWFQQSRSDPDGPYGDFYVWSDTDEKYENVRIIFVDTEDSNWTFDSERRQFFWHRFFSHQPDLNFENPAVREAMFDVVRYWLDMGVDGLRLDAIPYLYESEEGNGESEPPTHQFIRDLREMVDTEYPGRVLIAEANQWPAEVAKFFGTEEDPECHMAFDFPVMPRIFYSLRSQSAAELKRVLAETQDVPEGAAWGVFLRNHDELTLEMVSEEYRQAMYGWYAYDPRMRSNIGIRRRLAPLLDNSRAELELAHALLFSLPGSPFLYYGDEIGMGDNIWLPDRDSSRTPMQWTPDRNAGFSTADPGKLYLPVVQSLVYHFNQINVEAQLAQSRSLLHWVRNVIHVRKAHPTFGLGSIQVLETDHESVLAFIRDYPGSGTQFGDAPERILCVFSFAHNAVSARIQLPDDAGEPLYDLFGGGEFPEVDADGSVHLSLGTQSFYWLHVGEARYQATHHH
- a CDS encoding YbaK/EbsC family protein, coding for MSAGVERFRERVAALGVELDIRVMTERTHTAQEAAEALGCRVEQIVKSLVFEADGAALLVLASGPTRVDTAWLGEQLGTTISKADAALVKRASGYSIGGVPPFAHDERIRTVVDRELLGLEELWAAAGSDRSLFPIAPALLMRLAEAEPVSISR